A window of Solanum stenotomum isolate F172 chromosome 3, ASM1918654v1, whole genome shotgun sequence contains these coding sequences:
- the LOC125858150 gene encoding putative ETHYLENE INSENSITIVE 3-like 4 protein — protein sequence MVEFHEIVEPSSDPMRELLEVGDDEENVSYNDLKKRMWKDRMKLQKLKAKRDMSSFKDESDETQAKQEEQSRRKKMSRAQDSILKYMVKIMEVCEGQGFVYGIVGEKGKPVSGSSDSLREWWREKVRFEQSAPAVIADFLPKLVEDNIILDTSSNIHLLEDLRDGTLSTLLSTLMQHCDPPQRIFPLERGLAPPWWPTGKELWWGDQGLSQEQGPPPYRKPHDLKKAWKVTVLAAIIKNMTPNLDRMRRLVTQSRSLQNKMTAKETATWSKLVNQEEALVNLTDKSLKISSSEEEEDVALVTKNVFVDGSARRRKDKRKCNFEHDTRCPIRENGGLYDQESINNLVEAQTLPREEWIAKEEEISPHDWMNMEIQKSFNNYDAQFTACSGIQNNFESYSGENVLEQLLSYPATCGSMNIDGTQLEADLNQEIATSIWDF from the coding sequence ATGGTGGAATTTCATGAAATTGTTGAGCCTTCAAGTGATCCTATGAGAGAGTTGTTAGAAGTTGGAGATGATGAAGAAAATGTCAGTTACAATGATCTTAAGAAACGGATGTGGAAGGACCGGATGAAATTGCAGAAGCTCAAAGCAAAGCGAGACATGAGCTCGTTTAAGGATGAGAGTGATGAAACACAAGCTAAGCAAGAAGAACAATCTCGTCGCAAAAAGATGTCAAGAGCTCAAGATTCAATTCTCAAGTACATGGTTAAGATCATGGAGGTTTGTGAAGGTCAAGGCTTTGTTTATGGAATAGTGGGGGAAAAGGGGAAACCGGTTAGCGGATCATCGGATAGTTTAAGAGAATGGTGGAGGGAGAAGGTGAGATTTGAACAGAGTGCCCCTGCTGTCATTGCTGATTTCTTGCCCAAATTAGTAGAGGACAACATTATTTTGGATACTTCCTCCAATATTCATCTCTTAGAAGATTTGAGAGATGGTACTTTAAGCACACTCCTTTCTACCCTCATGCAACATTGTGACCCCCCACAAAGGATTTTCCCTTTAGAAAGAGGATTAGCCCCACCTTGGTGGCCTACAGGGAAGGAACTCTGGTGGGGTGATCAAGGCTTATCTCAAGAACAAGGTCCACCACCTTATAGGAAGCCTCATGATCTCAAGAAGGCATGGAAGGTAACTGTTTTGGCTGCAATCATCAAGAATATGACACCCAATTTAGATAGAATGAGGAGGTTGGTGACACAGTCCAGGAGCTTACAAAATAAGATGACAGCCAAAGAAACAGCCACTTGGTCTAAATTGGTTAACCAAGAAGAAGCTCTTGTCAATTTAACTGACAAGTCTCTCAAGATTTCATCTTccgaggaagaagaagatgttGCTTTGGTAACCAAGAATGTATTTGTTGATGGATCTGCTCGGAGGAGAAAAGACAAGAGGAAGTGCAACTTTGAGCATGACACAAGGTGTCCCATTCGCGAAAATGGTGGTCTGTATGACCAAGAAAGTATCAATAACTTGGTTGAAGCACAAACGCTGCCTCGTGAAGAATGGATagctaaagaagaagaaatttctcCACATGATTGGATGAACATGGAGATCCAGAAGAGCTTCAACAATTACGATGCACAATTTACTGCGTGTAGCGGAATTCAGAACAATTTCGAAAGCTATTCAGGAGAAAATGTCCTTGAACAGCTTCTCTCTTATCCAGCGACTTGTGGAAGCATGAACATAGATGGAACTCAATTAGAAGCTGATCTAaatcaagagattgctacttcTATTTGGGATTTTTAG
- the LOC125858806 gene encoding uncharacterized protein LOC125858806 gives MKADLHRVFELNVSEAKCKKAKKEILESLEGSFVDSYNKLEGYATELRSCNTGSDIVIDLSKEALSNGKRKFLRMYICFKAMKLGFKSRLRPLIGLDGTFLKGKTKGHVLCAIGQDSNNSFYPLAWAVVDKETKRTWTWFMQHLQHSLELQNGEGLTFISDMQKGLLEAVRTILPEAHQRYCARHIEANWCKRWGKGELKKLLWWAAWSSFTKEFEDQLQEIKEVNGEAGQDLIDKYPPKAWCRAYLDTVCKNQVVDNNFTESFNVWILEARYKPIIGMLEDIRVKIMEGLAAKEVVVRKWKDDGFSPKSELLFIEYLKIFKVCKMSGNGDNGYEVTEGADRHIVNLREKKCTCRTWDMTGIPCPHAIKAME, from the exons ATGAAGGCTGATTTACATAGAGTTTTTGAGCTAAATGTAAGTGAAGCAAAGTGCAAGAAAGCCAAAAAGGAGATACTGGAGAGTTTAGAAGGTAGCTTTGTAGACTCTTACAACAAATTAGAGGGTTATGCTACTGAATTGAGAAGTTGTAATACAGGGTCTGACATTGTGATAGATTTATCTAAAGAGGCATTATCTAATGGTAAGAGAAAATTTCTTAGGATGTATATCTGCTTCAAGGCAATGAAGTTGGGTTTTAAGTCTAGGTTAAGACCACTTATTGGGTTAGATGGTACATTCCTTAAAGGAAAAACTAAGGGACATGTATTGTGTGCTATTGGTCAAGATAGTAATAACTCTTTCTACCCTTTAGCTTGGGCTGTGGTAGATAAAGAGACTAAGAGGACTTGGACATGGTTTATGCAACATTTGCAACATTCACTTGAACTTCAAAATGGTGAAGGACTGACATTCATATCAGATATGCAGAAG GGGCTGCTTGAAGCAGTAAGGACAATCTTACCTGAAGCACATCAGAGATATTGTGCAAGGCATATTGAGGCAAATTGGTGCAAAAGATGGGGTAAAGGTGAGCTGAAAAAGTTGCTATGGTGGGCTGCATGGTCATCATTTACAAAGGAGTTTGAGGACCAACTTCAAGAGATCAAGGAAGTTAATGGAGAGGCTGGACAAGATTTAATAGACAAGTATCCTCCCAAAGCATGGTGCAGAGCCTATTTAGATACAGTGTGCAAAAATCAGGTTGTTGACAATAACTTTACTGAATCATTCAATGTCTGGATACTTGAAGCAAGGTACAAGCCAATTATTGGAATGTTGGAAGACATCAGGGTCAAAATAATGGAGGGGTTGGCAGCAAAAGAGGTTGTTGTGAGGAAGTGGAAAGATGATGGATTTAGTCCCAAAAGTGAGTTGTTGTTTATTGAGTATTTGAAGATTTTCAAGGTTTGTAAGATGAGTGGCAATGGGGATAATGGCTATGAGGTTACTGAAGGTGCAGATAGACACATTGTCAActtaagagagaaaaaatgCACATGCAGAACATGGGATATGACTGGAATTCCATGTCCACATGCAATTAAGGCCATGGAGtag